The Deltaproteobacteria bacterium nucleotide sequence CACGCCATTCGGAACGGTCCTCTGAGCGCCTCCAGCAGGAGCCTGCCCTGAGCTTGTCGAAGGGTGGCGCCGGCTTCAAGAGTTCTGTTTCATTTCTTTCCCGCCTTCAGAGCAACTCCTTCAACGCGTCCATCAACAGCCGATTCTGGTCCCTGGTTCGCACGGCCATGCGAAAGAAGCGCCCGCCTACGTTCCTGAAAGAACTGCAGTCCCGAATCAGCAATTTGCGCAGGGCCAGGGTATCGGCCAGTCTGGGGGCGTCCCAGTCCGGTCTTTCGATGCGCACCAACAGGTAATTGGCCGCCGACGGGTATGCGGTAACCGAGTCCATGGTTTCGAATTCCTCCAAAAGCGCTTTCCGTTCTCTCTCGATCAGCGCATTGGTCTCGCGCACATAGGCATCCTGGCCTAGACAATAGAAACCGGCCTCGTGCGCCAGCACGTTGACCGCCCAAGGCTCGAGCCGCGGACCCAATTCCCGGATCCGGTCCGGATGCGCCACCATCCAACCCAAACGAAGACCGGGCAGCGCGTACATCTTGGTCAGGGACCGAAGCACCATCAGGTTCCGGAATCGCGGCGCCTCGACTACCAGCGAATGCTCGGAAGCGAACTCGATAAACGCCTCGTCCAGAATAATGAAGCGGTCCGAGCCCTCGACGCGCCGGGCCATTTCGAGGAGAAGGTCCTTTGGAATCAGTTGGCCTGTCGGATTGGCCGGATTCGCGATCCAGACGGTCCTCGCCCCGGGTCGGATCGTTTCCAGCAGCGTGGATGCGGAATAGGACCAGGGAGGCCCGGTGTCCGGTGTAACATACTCGATGGGACAACCGGCCAGCAGTCCCGCGTTTTCGTACTCCCCGAACGCCGGAGCCGCGATCCGCTGAGGTCCCGGCCCCAAGGCCGCCGGCAGCAGGTAGATAAAGCTCGTGGACCCGTTTCCTACCAGCACGGACCCCTCGGCAAGACCCCATCGATCCTCGAACGCACGCGCCAGGCTGCCCGCACCGATCTCGGGGTAGTGGACCACCCTTTCGAACCGTTCGAACAGATATTCCTTGAGGCCTGGAGGCGGTCCCAGCGGATTGATGCTGGCGCTGAAGTCAACGATTTCCTCGGGAGGAACATTCAGCTTCCGGGCCGTATCGAAAACTTTCCCGCCGTGGAATCGGTTCAGCGATGGAGTGATGTCGCTCATAGGACCAACCGGTACAAGCTCGCCGGCAGCACCATCAGTACGGAAACCACGAACAGGATTTGTTCCGCTTGCCGGGTGTGGGCGATATCGATGAGCTGGTCGGGGTCCCCCAGGTAGGGTTTTTCCACCAGAACGCCTTCATATACGGAAGGGCCGCCCAATTGGATCCCCAGGGCTCCGGCCATGGCCGCCTCGGGGCGCCCCGCATTGGGGCTCTTGTGCTTGCCGCCGTCTCTCCTGAAAATAGTCCACGCGCGGGAAGCGTCCAAACGCAGCACAAACGCCGCCGCCACGATCAGGACCCCGGTCAGGCGCGCCGGGATGAAATTCAGTACATCGTCCAGGCGGGCGCTGCACCATCCCAGATGCTCATACCGTTCATCGCGGTAGCCGACCATGGAATCCAACGTGCTCGAGGCCTTGAACGCCATGGCCAGGGGCACGCCGCCGATGGCCATGTAAAACAACGGCGATACCACTCCGTCCGAAAGGTTTTCAGCCACGGTTTCAATGACCGCCTTCTGAATACCCTCGGAATCGAGGTCCTTCGTGTCTCTGCCCACGATCATGGAAAGCAGCCGGCGCGCCTCGGGCAGGTTCTCCGCGCGCAGCGCCTTGATCACCGCCCAGGATTGATCGTAGAGATCCCGAATCGCAATCGTGGTATACCCCAACAGCACGGCCACAACCGCACCCGCCGTAGCGCCCAACAGCGAGAACCAGGCGATCAGGAGCCACGTAAGGATGAATGAACCTGCGACCACCAGAAGCGTCATCAGGCACCCGCCCAGGCGAAGCGCCCGATCGTCGTGGGCCCATCCCCGAACCCATATCTCGA carries:
- a CDS encoding threonine-phosphate decarboxylase, whose amino-acid sequence is MSDITPSLNRFHGGKVFDTARKLNVPPEEIVDFSASINPLGPPPGLKEYLFERFERVVHYPEIGAGSLARAFEDRWGLAEGSVLVGNGSTSFIYLLPAALGPGPQRIAAPAFGEYENAGLLAGCPIEYVTPDTGPPWSYSASTLLETIRPGARTVWIANPANPTGQLIPKDLLLEMARRVEGSDRFIILDEAFIEFASEHSLVVEAPRFRNLMVLRSLTKMYALPGLRLGWMVAHPDRIRELGPRLEPWAVNVLAHEAGFYCLGQDAYVRETNALIERERKALLEEFETMDSVTAYPSAANYLLVRIERPDWDAPRLADTLALRKLLIRDCSSFRNVGGRFFRMAVRTRDQNRLLMDALKELL
- the cobD gene encoding cobalamin biosynthesis protein CobD, which codes for MLTFATIWCVFLLDLILGDPRWLPHPVRIIGQVIDRLEIWVRGWAHDDRALRLGGCLMTLLVVAGSFILTWLLIAWFSLLGATAGAVVAVLLGYTTIAIRDLYDQSWAVIKALRAENLPEARRLLSMIVGRDTKDLDSEGIQKAVIETVAENLSDGVVSPLFYMAIGGVPLAMAFKASSTLDSMVGYRDERYEHLGWCSARLDDVLNFIPARLTGVLIVAAAFVLRLDASRAWTIFRRDGGKHKSPNAGRPEAAMAGALGIQLGGPSVYEGVLVEKPYLGDPDQLIDIAHTRQAEQILFVVSVLMVLPASLYRLVL